A genomic window from Candidatus Pelagisphaera phototrophica includes:
- the mtnA gene encoding S-methyl-5-thioribose-1-phosphate isomerase, translating to MNVNGKPYRTIWLKEGEPRTIQIIDQRNLPHEFKIENISSVTEMARAIKEMHVRGAGLIGAAAGFGMYLATLEAEKSEDFERSLQSSYETLKSTRPTAVNLVWALDRQIDVIAAADRISEKIRIALESAQQIADEDAAFCRRIGEHGVELIRAISQPKDGEPVNILTHCNAGWLAFVDYGSATAPIYAAHDAGIAVHVYVDETRPRNQGARLTAWELGQHGVPHTIIADNVGGHLMQHGMVDLVLTGTDRTAVSGAVANKIGTYLKALAAQDNDVPFYVALPSSTFDWDIRDGVNEIPIEQRDDEEVRFAEGLCEGQIKSVLLSPGTSPAANYAFDVTPARLVTGLITERGICDANEASIRKLFPEK from the coding sequence ATGAACGTGAACGGCAAGCCCTACCGAACTATCTGGCTCAAAGAAGGAGAGCCTCGCACCATTCAGATCATCGATCAGCGGAATCTGCCCCACGAATTTAAAATCGAAAACATATCCAGTGTCACTGAAATGGCGAGAGCGATTAAGGAAATGCATGTCCGCGGGGCGGGGCTAATCGGCGCCGCCGCAGGATTTGGCATGTATCTGGCAACCCTCGAAGCAGAAAAGTCCGAAGACTTTGAGCGATCTCTTCAATCCTCCTACGAAACCCTCAAATCGACTCGTCCCACCGCCGTGAACCTCGTTTGGGCGCTTGATCGCCAAATAGACGTCATCGCAGCGGCAGATCGGATATCGGAAAAAATCCGCATCGCATTGGAATCCGCCCAGCAGATCGCTGACGAGGATGCCGCCTTCTGCCGAAGAATTGGGGAACACGGGGTCGAGCTCATCAGAGCAATCAGCCAACCCAAAGACGGAGAACCGGTCAATATTCTGACCCACTGCAATGCGGGTTGGCTCGCTTTCGTGGATTATGGCTCCGCAACCGCGCCCATCTACGCCGCTCACGACGCGGGTATCGCCGTCCATGTTTACGTCGACGAAACGCGTCCTCGCAATCAAGGAGCTCGTCTAACGGCATGGGAGCTGGGTCAACATGGCGTGCCCCATACCATCATCGCTGATAACGTCGGTGGACACCTCATGCAGCACGGAATGGTTGATCTAGTACTTACGGGAACCGATAGAACCGCTGTTTCGGGTGCTGTGGCCAATAAGATTGGCACCTACTTAAAAGCGCTCGCCGCCCAGGACAACGACGTCCCCTTTTACGTAGCACTCCCCTCGTCGACGTTTGACTGGGACATACGCGATGGTGTCAATGAAATCCCGATCGAGCAAAGAGACGATGAGGAAGTCAGATTCGCAGAAGGTCTTTGCGAGGGACAAATAAAAAGCGTGCTCCTCTCTCCCGGCACGTCCCCAGCTGCCAACTACGCATTCGACGTCACCCCCGCCCGCCTGGTCACAGGATTAATCACCGAAAGGGGCATCTGCGACGCCAACGAAGCCTCGATCCGAAAACTGTTTCCGGAAAAGTGA
- a CDS encoding potassium channel family protein codes for MKFLTSSVAAMKAGESGRRNIRLLSRFLLTLAGMVIVFTIVFHTLMAWEGQEHSWLTGFYWSFTVMSTLGFGDITFQSDIGRIFSIFVLLSGVIFLLILLPFTLIEFFYAPWVESRSRRIIQHSLPDTVSGHAILLSYDSISSTLIEKLDRFGDQYALLTSDTEECVRLIDQGINAFVGDPSIESTYKRLRLEHAAIVALTGSDFENARLAFTIKALNPQIPIISAADSKSSSEVIRLSGANKAFQLGNIVGEALARRAYGGDSLSHVVASFDELLIVEAIADSPELVGKTLAEANLRKSAGVNIIGFWERGEFTISAPDAVINPNSVLLLAGSKETLARFDSKYRNADNREGHTVVIGAGRVGTAVCETLASNNTNYKIVDRSPHALKPFGDKGVIGDASTFETLNMAGIIEARTVIITSHDDDLEVYLTIFCRKLRPDIQIICRATEVRTISELHRAGADIVLSYASMGANILFNFLKHSDILMVAEGLDIFRVKAPESLHGKTLGEMNLRVSTGCNVIAIRGEDGLQAPPRPSIPIKPDDELILISDTESERLFCELHPPSISEGS; via the coding sequence TTGAAATTCCTCACCTCCAGTGTAGCTGCTATGAAAGCGGGTGAATCCGGTCGGCGCAATATACGACTGCTCAGTCGCTTCCTGCTAACCCTAGCAGGGATGGTGATCGTGTTCACCATCGTGTTCCACACACTGATGGCCTGGGAAGGACAAGAACATTCTTGGCTAACTGGATTTTATTGGTCTTTCACGGTAATGTCTACGCTTGGTTTTGGCGACATTACCTTTCAATCGGATATTGGGCGTATTTTCTCCATTTTCGTTCTGCTCTCGGGTGTCATATTTTTGCTGATTTTGCTCCCGTTTACGTTGATTGAGTTTTTCTACGCACCGTGGGTGGAAAGCCGTTCAAGACGGATCATCCAGCACAGCCTTCCAGATACGGTATCAGGTCATGCCATTCTGCTCAGCTATGACTCGATCTCGAGTACTCTGATCGAGAAGCTCGATCGATTTGGGGATCAATACGCCTTGCTCACGAGTGATACTGAGGAATGCGTTCGATTGATCGACCAAGGGATCAATGCATTCGTCGGCGACCCAAGCATTGAGTCGACCTACAAGCGATTGCGTCTCGAGCACGCGGCGATCGTTGCCCTAACGGGATCCGATTTCGAAAATGCTCGCCTGGCTTTTACGATTAAGGCGCTCAATCCCCAGATTCCCATCATTTCGGCAGCCGATTCGAAATCGTCTAGTGAGGTGATTCGCCTTTCCGGGGCCAACAAAGCATTTCAGCTAGGGAATATCGTGGGTGAGGCTTTAGCGCGCAGGGCCTACGGTGGAGACTCGCTCAGTCACGTTGTCGCTAGTTTCGATGAACTCCTGATAGTCGAGGCCATCGCGGACTCGCCTGAGCTGGTTGGGAAGACACTTGCCGAGGCGAATCTCCGCAAAAGCGCGGGCGTAAATATAATTGGATTTTGGGAACGAGGTGAATTCACAATCAGTGCCCCAGATGCGGTGATCAACCCCAATTCAGTGCTGCTGCTAGCCGGATCCAAGGAGACGCTGGCTCGGTTTGATTCGAAGTACCGAAATGCCGATAACCGGGAAGGCCACACAGTGGTCATCGGAGCGGGACGAGTGGGCACGGCGGTTTGTGAAACGCTAGCTTCGAATAACACCAATTACAAAATCGTGGACCGTTCTCCTCATGCGCTCAAGCCGTTCGGGGACAAGGGAGTGATTGGGGATGCATCGACCTTCGAGACCTTGAACATGGCGGGAATCATTGAGGCCCGCACGGTCATAATCACTTCACATGATGATGATCTCGAGGTTTATCTGACCATTTTCTGCCGCAAGCTCCGACCGGATATACAGATAATTTGTCGGGCTACCGAGGTACGAACGATATCTGAATTACACCGGGCTGGGGCAGATATCGTGCTTTCCTATGCATCGATGGGAGCGAATATCCTATTCAATTTTCTCAAGCACAGTGATATCCTAATGGTGGCTGAAGGCTTGGACATTTTCCGAGTAAAAGCGCCAGAGTCCTTGCACGGGAAGACGCTGGGTGAAATGAATTTGAGAGTGAGTACGGGTTGCAATGTCATTGCGATTCGAGGTGAGGATGGTTTGCAAGCGCCTCCACGCCCGAGCATTCCGATTAAGCCAGACGATGAACTCATTCTGATCAGCGATACAGAATCCGAGCGCCTGTTTTGTGAGCTCCACCCACCTTCTATCAGCGAAGGAAGTTAG
- a CDS encoding UbiA family prenyltransferase encodes MVNTRALLVLGRVSNLSTVWSNCLCAWVLGGTGQGSVFTALLLGSSLMYVGGMYLNDYCDVKFDKEFRPERPIPSGHVSQRAVLLLTLGLLGSGYALVAWVNLQVALLGALLLSLIVAYNIVHKKTGFGVALMAGCRTGVYLMVGAASLGGLNSEVVWAGILMFLYVLGITCLARTESTGGALSKTGLIAILVPLVGVLLAGAMNSLWIGVLLSSGTLAGWIYFAFSKAKVNGRLIAGKTIGPLLAGICLVDWAILSSMRQFSLTTGGFLVAFFLFAVIAQRRIPAT; translated from the coding sequence ATGGTAAATACACGCGCGTTACTGGTCTTGGGACGTGTGTCAAACCTCTCGACGGTTTGGTCTAACTGCTTGTGCGCCTGGGTCCTCGGTGGAACGGGGCAAGGAAGCGTTTTCACTGCCCTCCTTTTAGGCTCGAGTCTCATGTATGTTGGCGGGATGTACTTGAACGACTATTGCGATGTGAAATTCGACAAGGAGTTTAGACCAGAAAGGCCGATTCCCTCGGGACACGTTTCGCAGCGAGCCGTCCTCCTCCTGACACTTGGACTACTCGGATCTGGATATGCTCTTGTTGCCTGGGTAAATCTTCAAGTGGCTTTATTGGGCGCCCTGCTCCTATCTCTCATTGTGGCGTACAATATTGTGCACAAAAAGACGGGTTTCGGAGTTGCGCTTATGGCAGGATGCCGAACTGGGGTGTACCTGATGGTAGGGGCGGCATCGCTTGGCGGATTGAATTCCGAGGTCGTGTGGGCTGGTATTCTGATGTTTCTGTACGTGCTTGGAATCACCTGTCTCGCTCGGACGGAGTCAACGGGCGGGGCACTTTCAAAGACCGGGCTTATTGCGATTCTAGTGCCACTAGTTGGAGTCCTTCTTGCAGGGGCCATGAATTCGCTTTGGATCGGAGTGCTCTTGAGTTCTGGCACTCTTGCCGGATGGATCTACTTTGCGTTTTCAAAGGCAAAAGTGAACGGTCGCTTAATCGCAGGGAAGACGATCGGGCCCCTCTTGGCTGGCATTTGCCTCGTAGACTGGGCGATTCTCAGCAGTATGCGTCAATTTTCTTTAACGACAGGGGGATTTCTGGTGGCTTTTTTCCTGTTCGCCGTTATCGCTCAACGCCGCATTCCTGCGACCTGA
- a CDS encoding alkaline phosphatase family protein, whose protein sequence is MRRTAVLNIVGLTASLIDDRTPNTKAYVDRCSISKVKPAFPAVTCTAQSNFVTGKTPASHGAVANGWYNREYSEVNFWKQSNPIVKGLKIWDELKGIDPNFTCAKMFWWYNMYSTVDYSITPRPMYPADGRKFFDVYTHPMGMRTEIKQDLGAFPFHTFWGPRAGIESSRWIAESAKWVERKHEPTLNLVYLPHLDYNLQRLGPSNPAIRDDLKLIDEVAGDLITFFEERSIQVVLLSEYGISDVDRPIHLNRVFREKGWITIKDELGLEQLDCGASQAFAVADHQVAHVYVNDKAIQDEVRAVLESIEGVDSVLDEDGKREAGNDHERAGDFVAVSDSRSWFTYYYWLDDAVAPDFARCVDIHRKIGYDPVELFIDPKLKMPKLKIAAFLFKKKLGIRGLLNVIPLDAWLVKGSHGRIPEDMSEWPVFVSPVGAESVKESTDIYGAIRDAVAGQ, encoded by the coding sequence ATGCGTCGAACCGCGGTCCTAAATATTGTCGGTCTGACGGCCTCTCTGATTGACGACCGTACGCCAAACACCAAAGCCTACGTGGATAGGTGCTCGATATCGAAAGTTAAGCCAGCCTTTCCAGCAGTCACCTGTACCGCGCAATCGAATTTCGTCACCGGCAAAACACCCGCATCACATGGAGCGGTCGCCAATGGCTGGTACAATCGGGAGTACAGCGAGGTCAACTTCTGGAAACAGTCGAATCCTATCGTGAAAGGATTGAAAATTTGGGATGAGCTCAAGGGAATCGATCCGAATTTCACCTGCGCGAAAATGTTTTGGTGGTACAATATGTATTCGACCGTTGACTACTCGATAACACCTCGGCCCATGTACCCGGCCGATGGTCGCAAGTTTTTCGATGTTTACACGCATCCGATGGGTATGCGAACCGAAATAAAGCAGGACCTTGGAGCATTTCCTTTTCACACGTTTTGGGGCCCACGAGCGGGAATTGAGAGTTCGCGCTGGATTGCGGAGTCGGCCAAGTGGGTAGAGCGAAAACATGAGCCCACGCTCAACCTAGTCTATCTTCCCCATCTCGACTACAATTTGCAGCGTCTGGGTCCCTCGAATCCCGCTATTAGGGACGACTTAAAGCTCATCGATGAAGTAGCCGGAGACCTGATAACCTTCTTCGAGGAACGCTCTATTCAAGTAGTTTTGCTTTCAGAATATGGGATTAGCGACGTGGACCGTCCGATCCACCTGAATCGGGTATTTAGGGAAAAAGGCTGGATTACAATTAAAGACGAACTGGGACTCGAGCAACTCGATTGCGGGGCCAGCCAGGCTTTTGCGGTTGCGGATCATCAAGTAGCCCACGTGTACGTTAATGACAAGGCTATCCAAGATGAAGTAAGGGCGGTTTTGGAATCCATTGAAGGAGTTGATTCGGTACTCGATGAAGACGGGAAACGGGAAGCGGGAAACGACCACGAGCGAGCCGGGGATTTCGTAGCGGTTTCGGATTCGAGGAGTTGGTTCACTTACTATTATTGGTTAGACGACGCGGTTGCTCCTGACTTTGCTCGCTGCGTCGATATTCATCGGAAAATTGGGTACGACCCAGTCGAGCTTTTTATCGATCCCAAGTTAAAAATGCCGAAACTAAAGATTGCCGCATTTCTCTTTAAAAAGAAACTTGGTATTCGAGGGTTGCTGAATGTAATTCCTCTGGATGCCTGGCTCGTCAAAGGGTCTCACGGGCGCATTCCCGAGGATATGAGCGAATGGCCAGTATTTGTGTCACCAGTGGGAGCTGAAAGTGTGAAGGAGTCCACGGATATTTACGGCGCCATCCGGGACGCGGTGGCAGGGCAATAA
- a CDS encoding TatD family hydrolase codes for MRYIEPHAHMVSRTTDDYMAMVTAGCKAVCEPAFWAGFDRSSAHGFYDYFCQLTDYEPKRAAKFGLPHFSWLCINPKESEDVKLADEVIALIPEFLKRENVLGIGEIGLNKNSRNEMTVLEKHVNVAAENDQLILVHTPHLEDKRKGTQLIIDLIKSDSRIDPGKVLIDHVEEHTAKYVMDAGFWGGLTLYPESKCTSARAIDILENFGSERLWLNSACDWGVSVPLAVPYAAHEMRRRGYDDDAIDQVFYRNPVKFLRQCPNFAIR; via the coding sequence ATGAGATACATCGAACCACACGCACACATGGTAAGTCGCACGACTGACGACTACATGGCAATGGTGACTGCTGGATGCAAAGCCGTTTGTGAACCTGCTTTTTGGGCCGGCTTCGATCGAAGTTCGGCGCATGGGTTCTACGACTACTTCTGTCAGTTGACGGATTATGAACCCAAGCGGGCGGCCAAATTTGGACTGCCGCACTTTTCCTGGCTTTGCATCAACCCAAAGGAGTCAGAAGACGTAAAGCTGGCAGACGAGGTGATCGCCCTGATTCCTGAGTTCCTCAAGCGTGAGAATGTTCTGGGGATAGGCGAGATCGGGTTGAACAAGAATAGCCGAAACGAAATGACCGTTTTGGAAAAGCATGTGAATGTGGCGGCCGAGAATGACCAGTTGATCCTCGTTCATACCCCTCATTTGGAGGATAAGCGAAAAGGTACGCAGCTGATTATTGACCTGATCAAGAGCGATTCCCGTATCGATCCAGGCAAAGTGCTCATTGATCACGTAGAGGAGCATACAGCGAAATACGTTATGGATGCAGGGTTTTGGGGTGGACTGACATTGTATCCTGAATCCAAATGCACTTCTGCGAGAGCGATCGATATCCTGGAGAATTTCGGCTCAGAAAGACTCTGGCTGAATTCCGCCTGCGATTGGGGTGTGAGTGTTCCATTGGCGGTCCCTTATGCGGCCCATGAGATGCGCCGCCGTGGCTACGATGACGACGCCATCGATCAGGTCTTTTATCGTAATCCTGTTAAATTCCTGAGACAGTGCCCGAATTTCGCTATAAGGTAG
- a CDS encoding 3-dehydroquinate synthase — protein MPEFPHIEYPIHIPYNLRVYFTQRAFDVENPLFRDLACSKESGNRRKALFYVDEAVSQSNPGLADEIASYFDHYSEELRLMGVNVLPGGESLKNDDKCLDRIYADIERSKICRHSYIVAIGGGALLDTVGFAAATAHRGIRHFRFPTTTLGQADAGVGVKNGINFNRKKNFVGAFAPPFAVVNDFSFLDTLPDVHLRNGYIEAIKVALIRDAAFFDWIEENTDALNAFDRSAMEELIQRCAEHHVAHIATSGDPFEMGSVRPLDFGHWAAHKLEQLSGFALSHGEAVAIGIAIDTLYSEEMGYLSASSAERILALLTNLNFEIYSEHLERKNGSRFPYVLEGLEEFREHLGGLLTITLLKRVGSRFEVHEMDTDVVLRSLEQLKKLG, from the coding sequence ATGCCCGAATTTCCTCACATAGAGTATCCCATTCACATCCCCTACAATCTCCGGGTGTACTTCACCCAAAGAGCGTTCGATGTGGAGAATCCGCTTTTTCGTGATCTCGCCTGTTCGAAAGAAAGCGGAAACCGTCGCAAGGCCCTGTTTTATGTCGACGAAGCGGTGAGCCAATCAAATCCGGGACTGGCCGACGAGATCGCGAGCTATTTCGACCACTACAGCGAGGAGCTAAGGCTGATGGGGGTAAACGTTCTCCCTGGAGGAGAATCTCTGAAGAACGATGACAAGTGCCTCGATCGAATCTACGCGGATATCGAACGGAGCAAGATCTGTCGCCACAGCTACATCGTCGCGATCGGGGGAGGGGCCTTGCTGGATACTGTCGGATTTGCGGCGGCGACGGCCCATCGGGGAATCCGCCATTTTCGGTTTCCGACAACGACCTTAGGCCAGGCCGATGCGGGAGTCGGGGTTAAGAACGGTATCAATTTTAACCGGAAAAAGAATTTCGTGGGGGCGTTTGCGCCACCGTTTGCGGTGGTGAACGATTTCTCGTTTTTGGATACGCTCCCCGATGTGCACCTTCGCAATGGCTACATTGAGGCGATCAAGGTGGCCCTTATTCGTGACGCTGCGTTTTTCGACTGGATCGAGGAAAATACGGACGCGCTGAATGCCTTTGATCGGAGCGCGATGGAAGAGTTGATCCAAAGGTGCGCCGAGCACCATGTGGCCCATATTGCTACTTCGGGGGACCCATTCGAGATGGGTTCGGTAAGGCCTCTGGACTTCGGCCACTGGGCAGCGCACAAGCTCGAACAGCTTTCCGGTTTCGCGTTGAGTCACGGCGAGGCAGTGGCAATCGGGATCGCAATTGACACGCTGTATTCCGAAGAGATGGGCTACTTGAGTGCCAGCAGCGCCGAACGCATTCTAGCCCTCTTAACAAATCTAAACTTTGAGATCTACTCGGAGCACTTGGAGCGGAAAAATGGTAGTCGTTTCCCTTATGTGCTTGAGGGGCTGGAGGAGTTTCGCGAGCATTTGGGTGGCTTGCTCACGATCACACTTTTAAAGCGCGTGGGTTCCCGGTTTGAGGTGCATGAAATGGATACGGATGTTGTTCTCCGCTCACTGGAACAGCTTAAGAAACTAGGTTAG
- the eboE gene encoding metabolite traffic protein EboE, with the protein MKLANNSHLAYCTNIHRGSSWAETLQSLDQYTLRVRERVCPKDPYAIGLRLSAPAARELSAPSNLLAFKKWLDERECYVFTINGFPYGDFHGTRVKEDVYRPDWTTLERLEYTKLLFNLICDIAPEGMEASISTVPGSFKRFITSQDQLVAMLENLSKCAEYIEQLSERTGRDLHLGLEPEPLCLFETSSETADFMDNLLTAELADRDLLLRRLGVNYDACHLAVEYESAEESLGHLIDRGIRISKIHLSSALKVADFSEPTLKMLEGFCEPVYLHQVVARKGSEALVRYEDLDVALQARRKGEDTADEWRIHFHIPLHHSPGYPLESTSDHISSVLDILKNKPEICHHFEMETYTWEVLPGGLGTSDVVDQLVREYIWTLGEFASRGIGR; encoded by the coding sequence ATGAAGCTAGCCAACAACAGTCACCTCGCTTATTGTACTAACATCCATCGCGGAAGCTCCTGGGCGGAAACGCTTCAGTCGCTTGACCAGTATACCCTGCGAGTGCGTGAAAGGGTCTGTCCAAAGGATCCGTATGCGATTGGCCTGCGCCTGAGCGCTCCGGCAGCACGCGAACTGTCTGCCCCTTCCAATCTACTGGCCTTTAAAAAGTGGCTCGATGAGCGCGAATGCTACGTGTTCACGATCAATGGGTTTCCTTACGGCGATTTTCACGGGACTCGAGTAAAGGAGGACGTTTACCGGCCCGACTGGACGACGCTGGAAAGGCTAGAGTACACAAAGCTGCTTTTCAACCTGATTTGCGACATTGCGCCCGAGGGCATGGAGGCGAGCATAAGTACCGTGCCGGGATCGTTCAAGCGATTCATCACATCGCAGGACCAGTTGGTGGCCATGCTCGAAAATCTTTCAAAGTGCGCGGAGTACATCGAGCAATTGAGCGAGAGGACGGGAAGGGATCTGCATCTCGGACTGGAGCCTGAGCCGTTGTGCTTGTTTGAGACCAGTAGCGAAACGGCCGATTTCATGGATAATTTGCTGACGGCTGAATTGGCCGATCGTGATTTGCTACTGAGAAGGCTGGGCGTGAACTACGATGCGTGCCATCTAGCGGTCGAGTACGAGTCCGCAGAAGAGTCGCTAGGGCACCTGATTGATCGCGGGATCCGGATCAGCAAGATTCACTTGAGCTCCGCATTGAAAGTTGCAGATTTTTCAGAGCCGACACTAAAGATGCTCGAGGGGTTTTGTGAACCCGTATATCTGCATCAAGTCGTCGCTCGCAAGGGCTCCGAGGCATTGGTGCGGTACGAGGACCTCGATGTGGCGCTCCAGGCCAGGCGAAAAGGAGAGGATACTGCGGACGAGTGGCGCATCCATTTCCACATACCCCTTCATCACTCTCCGGGGTACCCTCTGGAGTCAACGAGCGACCACATCTCAAGCGTCCTAGACATTCTGAAGAATAAGCCCGAAATATGCCACCATTTCGAAATGGAGACATATACTTGGGAAGTGCTCCCGGGGGGATTAGGAACGAGTGACGTCGTCGACCAGCTAGTGCGCGAGTATATTTGGACGCTAGGGGAGTTCGCCTCGCGAGGAATTGGAAGGTAA
- a CDS encoding TIM barrel protein, which produces MKRRKFLQSSIAVTAAAALPLSVQGDHLGKAKQTRTNPIALSTYSLWRFRNDAFRDLHKCIDLASEFGFDGVELLLYQFEQNDLLSNSYVQSLKRHATRLGLPLCGLSTHQGFVTPDREKRQHNIDLTISQLELCARLGIPAMRVNTGRWGTSGSFDELMANKGKEPPLDGYTDDDGFPWVIEAIEKCIPTAEKLGVVMGLENHWGLGLTAEGVMRIVDTVDSPWLQVTLDTGNFLENRDAQLEALAPHAYFVQAKTYYGGGQWYELDIDYPKIAQMLHKHDYRGWVSLEFEGMEGYRTAIPKSLELLRNAFSYSL; this is translated from the coding sequence ATGAAGCGCAGAAAATTTCTTCAATCATCCATCGCCGTAACCGCGGCTGCCGCGTTGCCCCTTTCAGTTCAAGGAGACCATCTCGGAAAGGCAAAGCAGACCCGAACCAATCCGATAGCGCTCTCGACCTATTCCCTTTGGCGTTTTCGCAACGACGCGTTCCGTGATCTACACAAGTGCATCGATCTTGCGAGTGAATTTGGCTTCGATGGCGTTGAACTTTTACTCTACCAGTTTGAGCAAAACGATCTGCTTTCCAATAGCTACGTTCAGTCCCTGAAGCGCCACGCGACGCGCTTAGGTCTTCCGCTCTGCGGCTTGTCCACCCATCAAGGATTTGTTACCCCAGATCGGGAAAAACGTCAGCACAACATCGATTTGACGATCAGCCAACTGGAACTCTGTGCCCGCCTCGGCATTCCAGCTATGCGGGTCAATACGGGCCGTTGGGGCACCTCCGGCAGTTTTGACGAACTAATGGCTAATAAAGGCAAAGAACCTCCCCTAGATGGCTACACTGATGATGACGGCTTTCCGTGGGTTATAGAAGCCATTGAAAAGTGTATTCCGACTGCGGAGAAACTGGGCGTAGTCATGGGGCTGGAAAATCACTGGGGACTGGGTCTCACCGCCGAGGGCGTCATGCGGATCGTGGATACCGTCGACTCGCCTTGGCTTCAAGTGACGCTCGATACGGGAAATTTTCTGGAGAACCGGGACGCGCAACTGGAAGCCCTCGCCCCACATGCCTACTTTGTTCAGGCCAAGACCTATTACGGTGGAGGCCAATGGTACGAGCTCGATATCGACTACCCAAAAATCGCCCAGATGCTGCACAAGCATGACTACCGCGGATGGGTCTCCTTGGAGTTTGAGGGAATGGAAGGCTACCGAACGGCTATCCCCAAAAGCTTAGAGCTCCTACGAAACGCTTTCAGCTACAGCCTCTAA